The following are encoded together in the Candidatus Fusobacterium pullicola genome:
- a CDS encoding bifunctional riboflavin kinase/FAD synthetase: protein MRIIRDILNFNECLRNSYVAIGTFDGVHYGHQKLIKQAIEAAKKNSGYSVVFTFSNHPMELIKGEAAPKVINTIEEKLYLLEQLGVDCVIVQEFSQEFANLTAEEFVDILEKKLGSKELFVGFNFSFGVGGKSTAKDLVRLGEVRGIVVNELSPIYLEGKLVSSTLLRDKVLHKDIETINRYLGHNFVIMGEVVHGKKIARELGFPTANIKMSTRLYPKNGIYGAKVKIEGEDFYRYGVVNIGVNPTLKPGEKTVEVNILNFNEFIYGKTVAIELEEYLREEKKFSSIDELKRVIGNDIETWRRVVEERKNGYSTKDR, encoded by the coding sequence ATGAGAATAATAAGAGATATCTTGAATTTTAATGAGTGTCTAAGAAATAGTTATGTAGCAATAGGAACATTTGATGGAGTTCATTATGGACATCAAAAGCTTATAAAACAGGCTATAGAAGCAGCAAAAAAAAATAGTGGTTATTCAGTTGTTTTTACATTTTCAAATCATCCAATGGAATTAATAAAGGGAGAGGCAGCTCCAAAAGTTATAAATACTATAGAAGAAAAACTTTATTTGTTAGAACAATTAGGAGTAGATTGTGTTATTGTACAAGAGTTTTCCCAAGAGTTTGCCAATTTAACTGCAGAGGAGTTTGTAGATATTTTAGAAAAGAAATTGGGAAGTAAGGAGTTATTTGTAGGATTTAATTTCTCTTTTGGAGTGGGAGGAAAATCTACTGCCAAGGATCTGGTTAGATTAGGGGAAGTTAGAGGAATAGTTGTTAATGAACTTTCTCCAATATATTTAGAAGGAAAACTAGTAAGTTCAACACTTTTAAGAGATAAAGTATTACATAAAGATATAGAAACAATAAATAGATATTTGGGGCATAATTTTGTTATTATGGGTGAAGTTGTACATGGGAAAAAAATAGCAAGAGAGTTAGGATTTCCAACTGCAAATATAAAAATGTCTACAAGATTATATCCTAAAAATGGAATATATGGAGCTAAAGTAAAGATAGAAGGAGAGGATTTCTATCGTTATGGAGTTGTTAATATAGGAGTTAATCCAACTTTAAAACCGGGAGAAAAAACAGTTGAAGTAAATATACTAAATTTTAATGAATTTATATATGGAAAAACTGTAGCTATTGAATTGGAAGAGTATTTAAGAGAAGAGAAAAAATTCTCATCAATAGATGAACTAAAAAGAGTGATTGGAAATGATATAGAAACTTGGAGAAGGGTAGTAGAAGAGAGAAAAAATGGATATAGTACTAAAGATAGATAA
- the polA gene encoding DNA polymerase I, with translation MEKKRAVLLDVSAIMYRAYFANMNFRTKTEPTGAVYGFVNTLMSIIKEFNPDFIGAAFDVKRGSLKRSEIYKDYKAQRESAPEDLIVQIPRIEEVLDCYNISRFKIEGYEADDVLGTLAKKLSEENIEVYVITGDKDLAQILDENINIALLGKGEGGDKFKIIRTDEDVIEYLGVSAKKIPDLFGLIGDSSDGIPGVRKIGPKKAIPMLKKYETLEGIYENIDSLTEIPGIGKSLVSNLKEDKDIAFMSRELAIICQEVPLEFNLEKLSYEQDKEKLLELFKILEFKALIKKMGLEIVEGKEEELEKQSRSRENRDFKILSKKDDIKDMIKTLKKEELVSIFYTDYGIALSSYGKDFYYPFDKKCENKIGANISLFDVEPALETQKKDYPEIQEFFDNYTGNIITYNLKNLLNKSFDIKNCGMDIMIAHHLVTSQTKENVELPIEQFTGIELEDYTEKFGKEKPENLSAEEYGKYICQRTRGLLECFDILKEELTDRNLMKVLNEIEMPLIEILSSMEKKGIMIDPDYFSKYGKELERAIDELQEKIYEEAGENFNINSPKQLAEILFFKLNLPPVKKTKTGLSTDEEVLEKLKEDGAEIAKAILEYRKLAKLKNTYVDAIPKLRDENNRVHTTFNQIGTTTGRLSSSDPNLQNIPVKTDEGIKIRQGFVAEKGSILMGIDYSQIELRVLAQLSGDENLRAAYQNNMDLHSLTARKIFELSENDEVTREQRIIAKTINFSIIYGKTAFGLAKELGITQREASEYIERYFNQYPRVKEFEKEIVEFTEKNGYTETLFGRRRIIEGINSKNKNIKSQAERMAVNSVIQGTAAEVLKQVMIEIYRYIKDKAGVSLLLQVHDELIFEISQDRLEEYRENIEKIMRECVKFDSVPLEINTNIGVNWAETK, from the coding sequence ATGGAAAAGAAAAGAGCTGTACTTTTAGATGTAAGTGCCATAATGTATAGAGCATATTTTGCAAATATGAATTTTAGAACTAAAACAGAGCCAACTGGAGCAGTATATGGTTTTGTAAATACTTTGATGAGTATAATAAAAGAATTTAATCCAGATTTTATAGGAGCAGCTTTTGATGTTAAAAGAGGCTCTTTAAAGAGAAGTGAAATTTATAAGGATTATAAAGCCCAAAGAGAATCAGCACCTGAAGATTTAATCGTTCAAATTCCAAGAATAGAAGAGGTATTGGATTGTTATAATATATCGAGATTTAAAATTGAAGGATATGAGGCTGATGATGTATTAGGAACTTTAGCAAAAAAGCTTTCAGAGGAAAATATAGAGGTTTATGTTATAACTGGAGATAAGGATTTAGCTCAAATTTTAGATGAAAATATAAATATAGCTTTACTAGGAAAAGGTGAAGGTGGAGATAAATTTAAAATAATAAGAACAGATGAGGATGTTATAGAATATTTAGGAGTATCAGCTAAAAAAATTCCTGATCTTTTTGGACTTATAGGAGATTCTAGTGATGGCATTCCTGGAGTAAGAAAAATTGGACCTAAAAAAGCTATTCCTATGTTGAAGAAATATGAAACTTTAGAGGGAATATATGAAAATATAGATTCATTAACAGAGATACCCGGGATAGGAAAGTCTCTTGTGAGTAATTTAAAAGAGGATAAAGATATTGCTTTTATGAGTAGAGAGTTGGCTATAATTTGTCAGGAGGTTCCTCTAGAATTTAATTTAGAAAAATTATCTTATGAGCAGGATAAAGAAAAACTTTTAGAGTTATTTAAGATATTAGAGTTTAAAGCTCTTATTAAAAAAATGGGGCTTGAGATTGTAGAAGGGAAAGAAGAAGAGTTAGAAAAACAAAGTAGAAGTAGAGAGAATAGAGATTTTAAAATTTTATCTAAAAAAGATGATATTAAGGATATGATTAAAACTTTAAAAAAAGAGGAGCTAGTCTCTATTTTTTATACTGATTATGGAATAGCTTTAAGTTCATATGGTAAAGATTTTTATTATCCTTTTGATAAAAAATGTGAAAATAAAATAGGGGCTAATATCTCATTATTTGATGTTGAGCCAGCACTAGAAACGCAGAAAAAAGATTATCCAGAGATACAGGAATTTTTTGATAATTATACTGGAAATATAATAACATATAATTTAAAAAATTTATTAAATAAGAGTTTTGATATAAAAAATTGTGGAATGGATATAATGATAGCTCATCATTTAGTTACTTCTCAAACAAAGGAAAATGTAGAGCTACCTATTGAGCAATTCACAGGAATAGAGTTAGAGGATTATACGGAGAAGTTTGGAAAAGAGAAACCAGAAAATTTAAGTGCAGAAGAGTATGGAAAATATATTTGTCAAAGGACAAGAGGACTTTTAGAGTGTTTTGATATCTTAAAAGAGGAATTAACGGATAGAAATTTAATGAAAGTTCTAAATGAGATAGAGATGCCACTGATAGAGATACTTTCATCTATGGAAAAAAAGGGAATAATGATAGACCCAGATTATTTTTCAAAATATGGAAAAGAATTAGAGAGAGCAATAGATGAACTTCAAGAAAAAATATATGAAGAAGCTGGAGAAAATTTTAATATCAACTCTCCAAAACAGCTAGCCGAGATACTTTTCTTTAAATTAAATCTTCCACCAGTTAAGAAAACTAAAACAGGTTTATCTACAGATGAAGAGGTATTGGAGAAGTTAAAGGAAGATGGAGCAGAGATAGCAAAGGCTATATTAGAGTATAGAAAACTAGCTAAATTAAAAAATACATATGTAGACGCTATTCCTAAATTAAGAGATGAAAATAATAGAGTTCATACTACATTTAATCAAATAGGAACTACTACAGGAAGACTTTCATCTTCTGATCCAAATTTACAAAATATTCCAGTTAAAACAGATGAAGGTATAAAGATAAGACAAGGGTTTGTAGCGGAAAAAGGATCAATTTTAATGGGAATTGACTATTCACAAATAGAATTGAGAGTTTTAGCTCAATTATCGGGAGATGAAAATTTAAGAGCAGCTTATCAAAATAATATGGATCTACATAGTTTAACAGCCAGAAAGATTTTTGAACTTTCTGAAAACGATGAGGTAACAAGGGAACAAAGGATAATTGCTAAGACAATAAACTTTAGTATAATCTATGGAAAAACAGCCTTTGGTTTAGCAAAAGAGCTTGGAATTACTCAAAGAGAAGCGAGTGAATATATAGAGAGATACTTCAATCAATATCCAAGAGTAAAAGAGTTTGAAAAAGAGATAGTTGAATTTACAGAGAAAAACGGATATACAGAGACTTTATTTGGAAGAAGAAGAATTATAGAGGGAATAAATTCTAAAAATAAAAATATAAAGAGTCAGGCAGAAAGAATGGCTGTGAACAGTGTTATTCAAGGAACAGCAGCTGAAGTTTTAAAGCAAGTTATGATAGAGATATATAGATATATTAAGGATAAAGCTGGAGTATCATTATTACTTCAAGTACATGATGAGCTTATTTTTGAAATATCTCAGGATAGATTAGAAGAATATAGAGAAAATATAGAAAAAATAATGAGAGAGTGTGTAAAATTTGATAGTGTACCACTTGAAATTAATACTAATATAGGAGTTAACTGGGCTGAAACAAAATAG
- the whiA gene encoding DNA-binding protein WhiA, whose protein sequence is MSYTYSVKEEILSNDMVTAIEKTAELSAIFLSKNAFYNDRIELRLENLPLAKRVYKFIKDTTDLKIEIKYSISKRLGEHNVYIIVIPKQKGYRDFIEKMKSLNVDLILTSEEILKGFIRGIFLSCGYIKDPEKEYALDFFMDNEEAADKLYTLLLSKGKKVFKTLKRNKPLVYLRNSENIMDIIVLIGSIQSFFKYEETTMIKDLKNKTIREMNWEVANETKTLNTGNNQIKMINHIDREIGLNSLSPVLEEIAHMRLNNPESTLQEIAEMIGISKSGVRNRFRRIEEIYNNLIKDEIEE, encoded by the coding sequence ATGTCTTATACATATAGTGTTAAAGAGGAGATACTAAGTAATGATATGGTAACAGCAATTGAAAAAACTGCTGAATTATCTGCTATATTTCTGAGCAAAAATGCTTTTTATAATGATAGAATTGAACTTAGATTAGAAAATTTACCTTTAGCTAAAAGAGTATATAAATTTATAAAAGATACAACAGATTTAAAAATAGAGATAAAGTATTCAATATCTAAAAGGTTGGGAGAGCATAATGTATACATAATTGTTATTCCCAAGCAAAAGGGATATAGAGACTTTATTGAAAAGATGAAGAGTTTAAATGTAGATTTGATACTTACAAGTGAAGAAATTTTAAAAGGATTTATTAGAGGAATATTTCTTTCTTGTGGGTATATAAAGGATCCAGAAAAAGAGTATGCCCTTGATTTTTTCATGGATAATGAAGAGGCGGCAGATAAATTGTATACCCTGCTTTTATCTAAAGGAAAGAAAGTTTTTAAAACTTTAAAAAGAAATAAACCATTAGTTTATCTTAGAAATTCAGAAAATATTATGGATATAATTGTTCTGATAGGATCAATTCAATCTTTCTTTAAATATGAAGAAACTACAATGATAAAAGATTTGAAAAATAAAACAATTAGAGAGATGAACTGGGAAGTAGCTAATGAAACTAAGACTTTGAATACAGGTAATAATCAAATTAAAATGATAAATCATATAGATAGAGAGATTGGACTTAATTCATTAAGTCCAGTCCTTGAAGAGATAGCTCATATGAGACTTAATAATCCTGAGAGTACACTTCAAGAGATAGCAGAGATGATTGGAATTTCAAAGTCTGGAGTTAGAAATAGGTTTAGAAGAATAGAAGAGATTTATAATAATCTAATAAAAGATGAGATAGAGGAATAA
- a CDS encoding segregation/condensation protein A: MDIVLKIDNFEGPLDLLLHLIEKKKLKISEIKISQIIDEYLGVLKEAQEENLHIKVEFLVTASELLEIKASTLLAINEEENKEKELKRRLEDYKIFKEVALKIGEMEKEYNISYTRGEGRKIIKKAAKEYDISKLKASDLYLAYKKYIGKSEKEYLELELGKKYTLKDEMDKLYIKLYSQRRTFDSIFSEAEGRMHLVYIFLAILELYKEGLIEIEEDTVSRINR; this comes from the coding sequence ATGGATATAGTACTAAAGATAGATAATTTTGAAGGACCACTTGATTTACTTCTTCATTTAATAGAAAAGAAAAAATTAAAAATTTCAGAGATAAAAATTTCACAAATAATAGATGAATATCTAGGTGTTTTAAAGGAAGCTCAAGAGGAAAATTTACATATCAAAGTAGAATTTTTAGTTACAGCTTCAGAATTATTGGAAATAAAAGCTTCAACGCTTTTAGCTATCAATGAGGAAGAGAATAAAGAAAAAGAGTTAAAAAGAAGATTAGAAGACTATAAAATCTTTAAAGAGGTAGCATTAAAGATAGGTGAGATGGAAAAAGAGTACAACATCTCCTATACACGTGGTGAAGGAAGAAAGATTATAAAAAAGGCAGCTAAAGAGTATGATATTTCAAAGTTAAAAGCTAGTGATCTATATTTAGCTTATAAAAAATATATTGGAAAGAGTGAAAAAGAGTATTTAGAATTAGAGCTAGGAAAAAAATACACTTTAAAAGATGAGATGGATAAATTATATATAAAATTATACTCTCAAAGAAGAACTTTTGATTCAATATTTAGTGAAGCTGAAGGAAGAATGCATCTAGTATATATATTTTTAGCTATCTTAGAACTCTATAAAGAGGGACTTATAGAGATAGAAGAAGATACAGTATCAAGAATAAATAGATAA
- the nifJ gene encoding pyruvate:ferredoxin (flavodoxin) oxidoreductase, giving the protein MVKKMQTMDGNQAAAYASYAFTEVAGIYPITPSSPMAEYTDEWASKGMKNIFGVPVKVVEMQSEAGAAGTVHGSLQAGALTTTYTASQGLLLKIPNMYKIAGELLPGVIHVSARALSAQALSIFGDHQDIYAARQTGFAMLATNSVQEVMDLAGVAHLAAIKTRVPFLHFFDGFRTSHEIQKVEVMDYEVFKNLIDMEAVQAFRERALNPEHPVTRGTAENDDVYFQTREAQNKFYDAVPDVVAHYMAEISKVTGRDYKPFNYYGAPDAERIIIAMGSICPISEETIDYLNAKGEKVGILSVHLYRPFSAKYFFDVFPSTVKKIAVLDRTKEPGSQGEPLLLDIQSLFYGRENAPVIIGGRYGLSSKDTTPAHVIAVFDNLKLDQPKDRFTVGIVDDVTFTSLEVGAPVTVTGDDVKECLFFGLGADGTVGANKNSIKIIGDKTDLYAQGYFAYDSKKSGGVTRSHLRFGKSPIKASYLISNPHFVACSVPAYLHQYDMTSGIRKGGSLLVNCIWDAEEAVNQIPNKVKRDLAKNGARLFIINATKLAEEIGLGQRTNTIMQAAFFKLADIIPFEEAQQYMKDYAKKSYAKKGDDIVQMNYKAIDKGAEGLIEVPVDPAWANLPVEELKAAEECCSCRCGHEKSKTELFVERIAKPINAIKGYDLPVSAFNGYEDGTFENGTTAYEKRGIAVHVPEWKAENCIQCNQCSYVCPHAVIRPFLMTEEEKAASPVELTTIKPVGKGLEGLQYRMQVSTLDCTGCGSCANVCPAKEKALVMVSIGQSLENKEDKKADYLFNKVEYRSDLMSKDTVKGSQFSQPLFEFHGACPGCGETPYLKAITQLFGERMMIANATGCSSIYSGSAPSTPYTTNKDGHGPSWGSSLFEDNAEYGMGMHVAVETLRDRLQNIMEENMDKVPAEVAELFKEWIENRSFAAKSREVSDKIIAALEGKDCEVCKEILSLKQYLAKKSQWIFGGDGWAYDIGYGGVDHVLASKEDVNIVVLDTEVYSNTGGQASKSTPTGAIAKFAAAGKAVKKKDLAAIAMSYGHIYVAQVSMGANQQQYLKALKEAEAHNGPSLIIAYAPCINHGLKKGMAKVQNEMKMATECGYWPIFRYNPALEAEGKNPLQIDCKEPNWDKYEEYLLGEVRYATLSKSNPTEAKELYERNKAEAQRRWRQYNRLAAMDFSTEKK; this is encoded by the coding sequence ATGGTTAAAAAAATGCAGACAATGGATGGAAACCAAGCTGCAGCATATGCATCATATGCCTTTACTGAAGTAGCTGGAATTTATCCTATCACTCCATCATCACCAATGGCAGAGTACACAGATGAATGGGCTTCAAAAGGAATGAAAAATATATTTGGAGTACCTGTAAAAGTTGTAGAAATGCAATCAGAGGCTGGAGCAGCAGGAACTGTACACGGTTCTTTACAAGCAGGAGCTTTAACTACTACTTATACAGCTTCACAAGGATTATTATTAAAAATACCTAACATGTATAAAATAGCTGGAGAATTATTACCAGGAGTAATACACGTATCAGCTAGAGCATTATCAGCTCAAGCACTATCTATCTTTGGAGATCACCAAGATATATATGCAGCTAGACAAACTGGTTTTGCTATGTTAGCAACAAACTCAGTTCAAGAAGTTATGGACCTTGCAGGAGTAGCTCACTTAGCAGCTATCAAAACAAGAGTACCTTTCTTACACTTCTTTGATGGATTCAGAACTTCTCACGAAATTCAAAAAGTAGAAGTAATGGATTATGAAGTATTTAAAAACTTAATCGATATGGAAGCTGTTCAAGCATTCAGAGAGAGAGCTCTTAACCCAGAGCACCCAGTAACAAGAGGAACTGCAGAAAATGATGACGTTTACTTCCAAACAAGAGAAGCACAAAACAAATTCTATGATGCAGTACCAGATGTAGTAGCTCACTACATGGCAGAAATCTCTAAAGTAACTGGAAGAGATTACAAACCTTTCAATTACTATGGAGCTCCAGATGCTGAAAGAATTATAATAGCTATGGGATCAATTTGTCCTATATCAGAAGAAACAATAGATTACTTAAATGCTAAAGGGGAAAAAGTAGGAATTTTATCTGTACACTTATACAGACCATTCTCTGCTAAATACTTCTTTGATGTATTCCCATCAACAGTTAAGAAAATAGCAGTTTTAGACAGAACAAAAGAGCCTGGATCACAAGGAGAACCATTATTACTTGATATTCAATCTCTATTCTACGGAAGAGAAAATGCTCCAGTAATAATCGGAGGAAGATACGGATTATCTTCAAAAGATACTACACCAGCTCACGTAATTGCTGTATTTGATAACTTAAAATTAGACCAACCAAAAGACAGATTCACAGTAGGAATAGTAGATGACGTTACATTTACTTCATTAGAAGTAGGAGCACCTGTAACTGTAACTGGTGATGACGTAAAAGAATGCTTATTCTTCGGATTAGGAGCAGACGGAACAGTTGGAGCTAACAAAAACTCAATAAAAATCATCGGAGATAAGACAGATTTATATGCACAAGGATACTTCGCATATGACTCTAAAAAATCTGGAGGAGTTACTAGATCTCACTTAAGATTTGGAAAATCTCCAATAAAAGCAAGCTACTTAATTTCAAATCCACACTTTGTAGCATGTTCAGTTCCAGCATATTTACACCAATATGATATGACTTCTGGAATCAGAAAAGGTGGATCATTATTAGTTAACTGTATTTGGGATGCAGAAGAAGCTGTAAATCAAATACCTAACAAAGTAAAAAGAGATCTAGCTAAAAATGGAGCAAGATTATTCATAATCAATGCAACTAAATTAGCTGAAGAAATTGGATTAGGGCAAAGAACAAATACAATAATGCAAGCTGCTTTCTTTAAACTAGCTGACATTATTCCATTTGAAGAAGCTCAACAATATATGAAAGATTATGCTAAAAAATCATATGCTAAAAAAGGTGACGATATAGTTCAAATGAACTATAAAGCTATCGATAAAGGAGCAGAAGGATTAATCGAAGTACCAGTAGATCCAGCATGGGCTAACTTACCAGTTGAAGAGTTAAAAGCAGCTGAAGAGTGTTGTTCTTGTAGATGTGGACACGAAAAATCAAAAACTGAATTATTCGTAGAAAGAATTGCAAAACCTATCAACGCAATTAAAGGATATGATTTACCAGTTTCTGCATTCAACGGATATGAAGATGGAACATTTGAAAACGGAACTACTGCATATGAGAAGAGAGGAATTGCAGTTCACGTACCTGAGTGGAAAGCTGAAAACTGTATCCAATGTAACCAATGTTCATATGTATGTCCACATGCAGTAATCAGACCATTCTTAATGACTGAAGAAGAAAAAGCTGCATCTCCAGTAGAATTAACAACTATTAAACCAGTTGGAAAAGGATTAGAAGGATTACAATATAGAATGCAAGTATCTACTTTAGACTGTACAGGATGTGGATCATGTGCTAACGTATGTCCAGCTAAAGAGAAAGCATTAGTAATGGTAAGCATCGGACAATCTTTAGAAAATAAAGAAGATAAGAAAGCTGATTACTTATTCAACAAAGTTGAGTACAGAAGTGACTTAATGTCTAAAGATACTGTAAAAGGATCTCAATTCTCTCAACCATTATTCGAATTCCACGGAGCATGTCCTGGATGTGGAGAAACTCCATACTTAAAAGCTATAACTCAATTATTTGGAGAAAGAATGATGATAGCTAATGCTACTGGATGTTCTTCAATATACAGTGGATCTGCACCATCTACTCCATATACAACTAACAAAGATGGACACGGACCATCATGGGGATCTTCTCTATTCGAAGACAACGCTGAGTACGGAATGGGAATGCACGTTGCTGTAGAAACTTTAAGAGATAGACTTCAAAATATAATGGAAGAAAATATGGACAAAGTTCCAGCAGAAGTTGCTGAACTATTCAAAGAATGGATAGAAAACAGATCATTTGCTGCTAAATCAAGAGAAGTATCTGATAAGATAATCGCTGCTTTAGAAGGAAAAGACTGTGAAGTATGTAAAGAAATCTTAAGCTTAAAACAATACTTAGCTAAGAAATCTCAATGGATCTTTGGAGGAGACGGATGGGCATATGACATCGGATATGGTGGAGTAGACCACGTTCTAGCTTCTAAAGAAGATGTAAATATCGTAGTTTTAGATACAGAAGTTTACTCAAATACAGGAGGACAAGCTTCTAAATCAACTCCTACAGGAGCAATTGCAAAATTCGCAGCTGCAGGAAAAGCAGTTAAGAAGAAAGACCTTGCTGCAATAGCTATGTCTTATGGACACATCTATGTTGCACAAGTATCTATGGGAGCTAACCAACAACAATATTTAAAAGCTTTAAAAGAAGCTGAAGCTCACAACGGACCATCTTTAATCATTGCATACGCTCCATGTATCAACCACGGATTAAAGAAAGGAATGGCTAAAGTACAAAACGAAATGAAGATGGCAACTGAGTGTGGATACTGGCCAATATTCAGATATAACCCTGCATTAGAAGCAGAAGGTAAAAACCCTCTTCAAATAGATTGTAAAGAGCCTAACTGGGATAAATATGAAGAGTACTTATTAGGAGAAGTAAGATATGCTACTCTTTCTAAATCTAACCCAACAGAAGCTAAAGAACTTTATGAAAGAAATAAAGCTGAAGCTCAAAGAAGATGGAGACAATATAACAGACTTGCTGCTATGGATTTCTCTACAGAGAAAAAATAA
- a CDS encoding single-stranded DNA-binding protein, translating into MNIVVLVGRLTRDPELKFGQSGKAYSRFSLAVDRPFSKGEADFINCVAFGKTAELIGEYLRKGRKVGVNGRLQMNRYEMNGEKRTSYDVLVEAIEFLEAKGSSDSMGRYEPEYSSPAPKSISKEVEEIPYEDDDEFPF; encoded by the coding sequence ATGAATATAGTAGTTTTAGTTGGTAGACTTACTAGAGATCCTGAATTAAAATTTGGACAAAGTGGAAAAGCTTACTCAAGATTTTCTTTAGCTGTAGATAGACCGTTCTCTAAAGGTGAAGCTGATTTTATAAACTGTGTAGCTTTTGGAAAAACAGCTGAACTTATTGGAGAGTACCTAAGAAAAGGAAGAAAAGTTGGAGTAAATGGAAGACTTCAAATGAATAGATATGAAATGAACGGAGAAAAAAGAACTTCATATGATGTTCTTGTAGAAGCAATTGAGTTCTTAGAAGCAAAAGGAAGCAGTGATTCTATGGGTAGATATGAGCCTGAGTATTCATCACCTGCTCCAAAATCTATTTCTAAAGAAGTAGAAGAGATTCCATATGAAGATGATGATGAATTTCCATTCTAA
- a CDS encoding hemolysin family protein: MDTVPEFNLYLNLLFLIFLTLTNAFFACTEIAMVSINKNKINLLAENGNKTAKLIQKVLAEPTNFLSTIQVAITLSGFFASASAATGFADILSKKLTVFNIAYTKELSIVIVTIILSYFTLVFGELVPKRIALHKAEAISMFSIRPIYIIAKLTFPFIKLLSISTNTILRILGFKIDNIEEQVSEEEIKSLLEVGQIHGVFNKTEKDMITSVLSFDNKNAKEIMTPRTATYMIDINSPLDEYLDELLNRKHSRVPVYDTEVDNIIGILFIKDFILEARKKGFEKVDVKTIMRKPYFIPETKKIDILFKEMQQSKIFMSIIIDEYGGFSGIVTMEDLIEEIVGSIEEEYQNKEPKITPVEENTYIVDGLFSIDALNYELGLDFYSDNYDTLSGFITGELERIPEEKEKIVLEYTNVRLEVLEIKDKRITKVKLTLKPKELDTETIEE, encoded by the coding sequence ATGGACACGGTGCCCGAATTTAATCTTTATTTAAATCTTTTATTTTTAATTTTTTTAACTCTAACAAATGCTTTTTTTGCTTGTACAGAGATAGCGATGGTTTCTATTAATAAGAATAAAATTAATTTGTTAGCTGAAAATGGGAATAAAACAGCAAAACTTATTCAGAAAGTTTTAGCTGAACCAACTAATTTTTTATCAACAATTCAAGTTGCAATTACTCTTTCTGGTTTTTTTGCTAGTGCATCTGCAGCTACAGGATTTGCAGATATTTTGAGTAAAAAACTTACAGTATTTAATATTGCGTATACCAAAGAGTTATCTATTGTAATTGTAACAATAATATTATCATATTTTACTCTTGTATTTGGAGAGCTTGTACCGAAAAGAATTGCTTTACATAAAGCAGAAGCAATAAGTATGTTTTCTATAAGACCAATATATATAATAGCAAAGTTAACATTTCCATTTATAAAGTTACTTTCTATTTCAACAAATACAATATTACGTATATTAGGTTTCAAAATTGACAATATAGAGGAACAAGTATCTGAAGAGGAGATAAAATCGCTATTAGAAGTAGGACAAATTCATGGAGTTTTCAATAAAACTGAAAAAGATATGATAACTTCTGTTCTATCTTTTGATAATAAAAATGCTAAAGAGATTATGACTCCTAGAACAGCTACATACATGATAGATATTAATTCACCGTTAGATGAGTATCTAGATGAATTATTAAATAGAAAACATTCAAGAGTTCCAGTTTATGATACCGAAGTAGATAATATAATTGGAATTTTATTTATAAAAGATTTTATTTTAGAAGCTAGAAAAAAAGGATTTGAAAAAGTAGATGTTAAAACTATAATGAGAAAACCATATTTTATACCTGAGACAAAGAAGATAGATATTCTTTTTAAGGAGATGCAACAATCTAAAATCTTCATGTCAATCATTATTGATGAATATGGGGGATTTTCAGGAATAGTTACAATGGAAGATTTAATTGAAGAGATAGTGGGTTCTATAGAAGAGGAATATCAAAATAAAGAACCAAAAATTACTCCAGTTGAAGAAAATACATATATTGTAGATGGACTTTTTTCAATAGATGCTTTAAATTATGAATTAGGATTGGATTTTTATTCAGATAACTATGATACTCTTTCAGGATTTATTACTGGTGAGCTAGAGAGAATACCAGAGGAAAAAGAGAAAATAGTATTGGAGTATACAAATGTAAGGTTAGAAGTTTTAGAGATAAAGGATAAAAGAATTACAAAAGTAAAATTAACTTTAAAACCAAAGGAATTAGATACGGAAACTATAGAGGAGTAA